In Treponema rectale, a single genomic region encodes these proteins:
- a CDS encoding MATE family efflux transporter, whose product MKLEKFYSSVFKIALPIILQNMLMTLVNMLDTIMIGRLGKVEIAAVGLGNQIFFLLNMVLFGISSGGSIFIAQYFGKKDFAGIKRTVGIMVTFSFIAALIFSVGAIFFPSALMRFYSKDAAVLALGEEYLRTVGLSYILIALSFPFQFAFRSTNHVILPTVTTAVAFLVNAVLNYLLIFGFGSVSPMGVKGAAIATVISRFLEFAILIVYSYRKKFSGCGSFKELFCFDSSALAKFFKIALPVILNESLWGFGVTMQNSIFSHAGTDIIAAFNITGSISQLTWVFFIGVGNAAGIIIGHKIGEGNHDLAKAYAHRFAWFMPLCAVFLGMLLFPLSALLPLLFKVGPEVITQAQRMLYILMCLYPVNAFNMFFIVGLCRSGGDTVYAAVNDIGWMYLISIPLACVVAFVLHAPGYLIYMAICTEQIFKASAGLLRLKSGKWYKVLS is encoded by the coding sequence ATGAAGCTGGAAAAATTTTACAGTTCAGTTTTTAAAATAGCACTGCCGATTATTTTGCAGAACATGCTCATGACTCTTGTAAACATGCTGGACACTATAATGATAGGTCGTCTCGGCAAAGTAGAAATAGCAGCCGTGGGACTGGGCAATCAGATTTTCTTTCTGCTTAATATGGTTCTGTTTGGAATTTCATCCGGCGGTTCAATTTTTATAGCGCAGTATTTTGGAAAAAAAGATTTTGCAGGAATAAAGCGTACCGTGGGAATTATGGTAACGTTTTCTTTTATTGCAGCATTGATTTTTTCTGTAGGAGCAATTTTTTTTCCTTCGGCACTGATGCGGTTTTATTCTAAAGATGCTGCCGTTTTAGCCCTGGGAGAGGAATATCTTCGTACTGTAGGATTAAGCTATATTCTCATTGCGTTAAGCTTTCCGTTTCAGTTTGCATTCCGTTCGACAAATCACGTAATTCTTCCGACGGTAACAACGGCAGTTGCTTTTCTGGTAAATGCTGTACTTAATTATCTTTTGATATTCGGCTTTGGCAGCGTAAGCCCGATGGGAGTAAAAGGTGCTGCAATTGCTACGGTTATTTCCCGCTTTCTGGAATTTGCAATACTCATAGTTTATTCATACCGTAAAAAGTTTTCTGGCTGCGGTTCATTTAAAGAACTTTTCTGTTTTGACAGTTCAGCGCTGGCAAAGTTTTTTAAGATTGCACTTCCGGTTATTCTAAATGAATCATTATGGGGCTTCGGTGTTACAATGCAGAATTCAATTTTTTCTCATGCAGGAACGGACATTATTGCAGCCTTCAACATTACCGGTTCAATTTCTCAGTTAACCTGGGTATTCTTTATTGGTGTAGGAAATGCTGCCGGAATTATAATCGGTCATAAAATTGGTGAGGGAAACCATGATCTTGCAAAAGCCTATGCCCACAGATTTGCATGGTTTATGCCGCTGTGTGCTGTTTTTTTGGGTATGCTTCTGTTTCCTCTGTCCGCTCTGCTTCCGCTGCTGTTTAAGGTTGGGCCGGAAGTTATTACTCAGGCGCAGAGAATGCTTTACATTCTGATGTGTCTGTATCCGGTTAATGCATTTAACATGTTCTTCATTGTCGGACTTTGTCGTTCCGGCGGTGATACGGTTTATGCTGCTGTAAATGATATTGGCTGGATGTATCTGATTTCTATTCCTTTAGCTTGTGTGGTTGCTTTTGTTTTACATGCACCGGGGTATCTTATTTATATGGCAATCTGTACAGAGCAGATTTTTAAGGCAAGTGCCGGGCTGTTAAGGTTAAAATCCGGAAAATGGTATAAAGTTCTTTCCTAG
- a CDS encoding DUF4867 family protein has product MKIKSVFSDSFAKYGKVLEGYDIKPLIEELKKTDKPAAAVIYEPHSEMEKLPVAKEFSVNAYGGLAVEIGYCNGFNTKLNCLEYHRGSELNIPEQDMILLVASLADVKKGFIHSKKVEAFRVPAGTVVEIYETTLHYAPCCDVRGNEVSDGFRVAIVLPADTNTDKEEIKIKNWEDKLLWAKNKWLIAHPSTAEAKLGAFKGILGKNIDLVN; this is encoded by the coding sequence TTGAAAATAAAAAGTGTGTTTTCTGATTCATTTGCAAAATACGGAAAAGTTCTTGAAGGCTATGACATTAAGCCTCTTATTGAAGAATTAAAAAAGACAGATAAACCGGCTGCAGCTGTTATTTATGAACCTCATTCAGAAATGGAAAAGCTTCCTGTAGCAAAAGAGTTTTCTGTTAATGCTTACGGCGGGCTTGCTGTAGAAATCGGTTACTGCAACGGCTTTAATACAAAACTCAACTGCCTTGAATATCACCGGGGAAGTGAACTGAATATTCCGGAGCAGGATATGATTCTTCTAGTTGCATCTCTTGCAGATGTAAAGAAAGGTTTTATTCATTCAAAAAAAGTTGAAGCCTTCAGAGTTCCGGCAGGTACGGTTGTAGAAATTTATGAAACTACATTGCACTATGCTCCCTGCTGTGACGTCAGAGGAAATGAAGTTTCGGATGGATTCAGGGTTGCTATTGTTCTTCCTGCAGATACAAATACAGATAAAGAAGAAATAAAAATTAAAAACTGGGAAGATAAACTTTTATGGGCAAAAAATAAATGGCTTATAGCTCATCCTTCAACTGCAGAAGCAAAGCTCGGAGCCTTTAAAGGGATACTCGGTAAAAATATTGACCTTGTAAATTAG
- a CDS encoding heavy metal translocating P-type ATPase, giving the protein MEQYNVTGMSCAACQVRVEKAVNALPGVKSCAVSLLTNSMGVEGDISPSEIIKAVENAGYGASLKKSSSGANSSAGADAYGDELRDRETPKMKKRLIASVLFLIPLMYVSMGHMLWNWPLPAFLDGNHVAMGLYELLLSVIIMVINQKFFVSGFKGLIYKSPNMDSLVALGAGAAFVYSVTALFAMSSAVLAGDDEKIKYLMDQFYFESAATILTLITVGKMLEAKSKGKTTDALKSLMKMAPKTAVLVEGEGEARIEKTVPVDQVKKGDRFIVRPGDSIPVDGIVIEGESAVNEAALTGESLPVEKSAGSTVSAATINTSGFLICEAVRVGEDTTLSAIIRMVSDAAATKAPIAKIADRVSGVFVPAVILIALVTFIVWLIAGQSVGYAVARAVSVLVISCPCALGLATPVAIMVGNGMGAKSGILFKTAAAQEMAGKTQIVALDKTGTVTTGIMQVTDVIAAEDSSEKDLLEAAYALEVKSEHPISKAIVEYTEKNQIKLLETSGFEIKAGNGLSARLDGKTITGGNARYIESVVNEIPKRVGNDNLELHHAEFDSAFIQTEVKKLASQGKTPVLFARDRTLLGIIAVSDTIKEDSAQAISELKNMGIHTVLLTGDNEITARAIAEQAGVDEVVAGVLPDGKEAVIRKLMESGKVAMVGDGINDAPSLTRADLGIAIGAGTDIAIDAADVVLMKGSLRDVSAAIRLSRAVIKNIHENLFWAFFYNIIGIPLAAGCYVSAFGWTLNPMFGAAAMGLSSFCVVSNALRLNFLKSQDSRRDKKVKNPVTGNLILNNFQNKETEMKISVKGMMCGHCEMHVKKALEAIDGITEAAASHEKAEVTIETSKPVDESVIKAAVEEAGYEYAGVIA; this is encoded by the coding sequence ATGGAACAATATAATGTTACTGGAATGAGCTGTGCAGCCTGTCAGGTTCGTGTTGAAAAAGCTGTGAATGCGCTTCCTGGGGTAAAAAGCTGTGCTGTAAGTTTGCTTACAAATTCTATGGGAGTGGAAGGGGATATTTCGCCTTCAGAAATAATCAAAGCGGTAGAAAATGCAGGTTATGGTGCCAGCCTGAAAAAATCCTCTTCTGGAGCTAATTCTTCCGCTGGAGCAGATGCGTACGGGGATGAGCTTCGGGACAGGGAAACTCCAAAAATGAAAAAGAGACTTATCGCTTCCGTTCTTTTTTTGATTCCGCTTATGTACGTTTCTATGGGACACATGCTCTGGAACTGGCCGCTGCCGGCATTTCTTGACGGAAATCATGTGGCGATGGGTTTGTATGAGCTGCTGCTTTCTGTAATTATCATGGTGATAAATCAGAAATTCTTTGTAAGCGGATTCAAGGGGTTGATTTATAAATCTCCGAATATGGACAGCCTTGTTGCCCTTGGCGCAGGGGCTGCTTTTGTTTACAGCGTGACTGCACTTTTTGCAATGAGTAGTGCGGTTCTGGCTGGTGATGATGAAAAAATAAAGTACCTGATGGATCAGTTTTATTTTGAATCTGCCGCAACAATTTTAACTCTTATTACTGTAGGAAAAATGCTTGAGGCAAAATCTAAGGGAAAGACCACAGATGCTTTGAAATCCCTGATGAAGATGGCTCCAAAAACTGCAGTGCTTGTGGAAGGGGAAGGGGAAGCCAGAATTGAAAAAACTGTGCCGGTTGATCAGGTAAAAAAAGGTGATCGTTTTATTGTACGGCCTGGAGACAGTATTCCGGTTGACGGAATTGTAATTGAAGGGGAGAGTGCCGTAAACGAAGCAGCGCTTACAGGAGAAAGTCTTCCTGTAGAAAAATCCGCTGGAAGTACGGTTTCTGCTGCAACGATAAATACTTCAGGGTTTTTGATTTGTGAAGCTGTCCGTGTCGGTGAAGATACAACTCTTTCCGCCATTATCAGGATGGTAAGTGATGCTGCTGCTACAAAGGCACCTATAGCAAAAATAGCAGACAGGGTTTCCGGAGTATTTGTTCCGGCAGTTATTTTGATTGCTCTTGTGACTTTTATAGTATGGCTGATTGCAGGTCAGAGTGTCGGATATGCTGTTGCACGTGCAGTTTCCGTTCTTGTTATCAGTTGTCCGTGTGCGCTGGGACTGGCTACACCGGTTGCAATCATGGTTGGAAACGGGATGGGGGCAAAGTCAGGTATTCTGTTTAAAACTGCTGCTGCTCAGGAAATGGCAGGCAAAACACAGATAGTTGCCCTTGATAAAACAGGAACTGTCACCACGGGAATCATGCAGGTAACAGATGTTATTGCAGCAGAAGATTCTTCGGAAAAAGACTTACTTGAAGCAGCTTATGCCCTTGAAGTAAAAAGTGAGCATCCTATATCAAAAGCTATTGTTGAATATACCGAAAAAAATCAGATTAAACTTCTTGAAACGAGTGGATTTGAAATCAAGGCTGGAAACGGACTTTCTGCCAGACTCGACGGAAAAACAATCACCGGCGGAAACGCAAGATATATCGAATCTGTCGTAAACGAGATTCCGAAACGAGTTGGGAATGACAATCTTGAACTTCATCATGCTGAATTTGATTCAGCATTCATCCAAACGGAAGTTAAAAAACTTGCTTCTCAGGGAAAGACACCGGTTCTTTTTGCCAGGGACAGGACACTTCTTGGAATTATTGCAGTCAGTGATACAATCAAAGAAGATTCTGCTCAGGCGATAAGTGAACTTAAAAACATGGGAATCCACACTGTGCTTCTTACCGGCGATAATGAAATAACTGCCCGGGCAATTGCAGAACAGGCTGGAGTTGATGAAGTTGTGGCTGGTGTACTTCCTGATGGAAAAGAAGCTGTAATCCGAAAACTTATGGAGAGTGGAAAAGTTGCCATGGTTGGAGACGGAATAAATGATGCTCCTTCTCTTACCCGCGCAGATCTGGGAATAGCAATTGGTGCCGGAACTGATATAGCAATAGATGCTGCCGATGTAGTTTTGATGAAAGGTAGTTTACGGGATGTGAGCGCTGCAATCAGGCTTTCACGGGCTGTCATAAAAAACATTCATGAAAACCTGTTCTGGGCTTTTTTCTATAATATAATCGGAATACCTCTTGCGGCCGGCTGTTATGTTTCTGCTTTCGGCTGGACGCTTAATCCGATGTTCGGTGCGGCTGCAATGGGACTTTCCAGTTTCTGTGTCGTTTCTAACGCCCTTCGTCTGAATTTCCTGAAGTCTCAGGATTCAAGACGAGATAAAAAAGTGAAGAATCCTGTTACGGGAAATCTAATATTAAACAATTTTCAAAATAAGGAGACAGAAATGAAAATTTCAGTAAAAGGAATGATGTGCGGTCATTGTGAAATGCACGTAAAAAAAGCACTGGAAGCAATTGATGGAATTACAGAAGCAGCAGCTTCTCACGAAAAGGCAGAGGTTACTATTGAAACATCAAAGCCTGTTGATGAAAGCGTGATTAAAGCTGCCGTTGAAGAAGCCGGTTATGAGTATGCCGGAGTAATTGCGTAG
- a CDS encoding GGDEF domain-containing protein, with translation MLYAITPASMLILNLILNWELFTRYGFFTRKKADRTHDKQNLVNVLYNRFLLSACLYIVVDMTWGLLYEHKEVSAFFPYTYYLTVFYFMFMLLTMLTWTHYMVAYLDKSGWRSNLLIHMVWALFITGVVCLILNRFYHFMFSYNDKHEYIGEVGRNISFLFQIAFYAVITTYMMYVAHNSTGRQKTRYKAVAGTSMVLGIFLTFQIIYALFPFYALGLLIGICLIHSFVQTSEKKEKEVYNHIAYAMAKDYDAIFYIDIESCEYQSFSKSKEYMDIEAIETGKDFFTDALKSIDECVYSEDIEYAKSFYNKETMLKNLEGRRSFSFKYRVLINNKPRFFLFTMMQDSNRKYLIFYEKDIEDELNAEKVQKENQKQTITFGQIAESLASVYDVIYYVNIVDSSYICYQTNAIYGQLEVYRSGDDFFGESLITIPEMIHKQDCERVSTFIKKENLISVMEKHKDCSINYRLIVAGKDQYTRMTVRKSSDGTHFIIGVENIDNEIQKEKQRLKELKLEKELARRDELTGIKNKTAYMELENSVQGNIDNGVDYLNFAIVVCDMNNLKHINDTQGHSAGDECIQASARLLCNIFVHSPVFRVGGDEFVVFLHGNDYSARNELMDKLRSQVQENKKKHSRIILAVGMAEYDSENDSFVSEVFERADKKMYEDKKKLKSRR, from the coding sequence ATGCTTTATGCGATAACCCCGGCATCAATGCTGATTTTGAATTTAATATTGAATTGGGAATTATTTACAAGGTATGGATTTTTTACCAGAAAAAAGGCTGACCGGACTCACGATAAACAGAATCTTGTAAATGTTCTTTACAATAGATTTCTTCTTTCTGCGTGTTTATACATTGTTGTGGATATGACATGGGGACTTTTGTATGAACACAAAGAAGTTTCTGCTTTTTTTCCATATACATATTATTTGACCGTGTTTTATTTTATGTTCATGCTTCTGACTATGCTGACGTGGACACATTATATGGTTGCATATCTTGATAAAAGCGGATGGCGCAGTAATCTGCTCATTCATATGGTATGGGCATTGTTTATAACTGGTGTAGTATGTCTGATACTTAATCGTTTCTATCATTTTATGTTTTCATATAACGATAAGCATGAATATATTGGAGAAGTGGGAAGGAATATTTCTTTTCTTTTTCAGATTGCCTTTTATGCTGTAATTACTACTTATATGATGTATGTTGCCCATAATAGTACGGGGCGTCAGAAAACACGATATAAGGCGGTTGCCGGAACAAGCATGGTACTTGGAATATTTCTTACATTCCAGATTATATATGCTCTTTTTCCTTTTTATGCTTTAGGACTTTTGATTGGAATATGTCTTATTCATTCTTTTGTGCAAACAAGCGAAAAAAAAGAAAAGGAAGTCTATAACCATATTGCATATGCAATGGCGAAAGATTATGATGCGATTTTTTATATTGATATAGAATCCTGTGAATATCAGAGTTTTTCCAAAAGTAAGGAGTATATGGATATTGAAGCCATAGAAACTGGAAAGGATTTTTTTACGGATGCTCTGAAAAGTATTGATGAATGTGTTTATTCTGAAGATATAGAATATGCAAAGAGTTTTTATAACAAGGAAACAATGTTAAAGAATCTTGAAGGAAGGCGTTCATTTTCATTTAAATACAGGGTTTTGATAAATAATAAACCAAGATTCTTTCTTTTTACGATGATGCAGGATAGTAACAGAAAGTATCTTATTTTTTATGAAAAGGATATTGAAGATGAACTTAATGCAGAAAAAGTTCAGAAAGAAAATCAGAAGCAGACTATTACATTCGGTCAGATTGCAGAGAGCCTGGCTTCTGTATATGATGTAATTTACTACGTTAACATTGTGGATTCATCTTATATTTGTTATCAGACTAATGCGATTTATGGTCAGCTTGAAGTATACAGGTCAGGCGATGATTTTTTTGGAGAATCTCTTATTACTATTCCAGAGATGATTCATAAGCAGGATTGTGAACGGGTTAGTACATTTATCAAGAAAGAAAACTTGATTTCCGTAATGGAAAAACATAAAGACTGCAGTATAAATTACCGGCTTATTGTGGCAGGAAAAGACCAGTATACGAGAATGACGGTTAGAAAAAGCAGCGACGGAACGCATTTTATTATTGGTGTTGAAAATATAGATAATGAGATTCAAAAAGAAAAGCAGCGTCTTAAAGAATTAAAACTTGAAAAAGAATTGGCAAGACGAGACGAACTTACAGGAATAAAGAATAAAACTGCTTATATGGAACTTGAAAATTCTGTGCAGGGAAATATTGACAATGGCGTGGATTATCTGAATTTTGCAATTGTTGTCTGCGATATGAATAATCTGAAACATATAAATGATACTCAGGGGCATAGTGCCGGTGATGAATGTATTCAGGCATCAGCGCGTCTATTGTGTAATATTTTTGTTCATAGTCCTGTGTTTAGAGTTGGCGGAGATGAGTTTGTTGTTTTTCTTCATGGTAATGATTATTCAGCAAGAAACGAACTTATGGACAAATTACGCAGTCAGGTTCAAGAAAATAAAAAGAAACATTCCAGAATAATTCTTGCAGTCGGAATGGCTGAATATGATTCTGAAAATGATAGTTTTGTTTCAGAAGTATTTGAGCGTGCTGACAAAAAAATGTACGAAGACAAAAAGAAGCTTAAGTCCAGGAGATAG
- a CDS encoding acyl-[acyl-carrier-protein] thioesterase, with product MDEVLVFSQQRNISSAFIDSSVKMGIAQTVLMVQDNLTECFAKLGCDGIVYREKYNSFWVFTKTKVSFTRRPDWREKIIAATFPVDNAGFKTHVNTVLTDADGKTLITANQEACVLDLIRHRPVKLSTVPYPQDGFPDPVFTQPFEKFISDFTDSDFKYEHIIRSQQIDMSHHLNNIEYIKLALNIFDEQFLLDHEPSELEVHYTGESKEGQVLRVYSRLEGESYYIVIKEMERSVFEMKIKFN from the coding sequence ATGGATGAAGTTCTTGTTTTTTCTCAGCAGAGAAATATTTCTTCTGCATTTATTGACAGTTCAGTAAAAATGGGAATCGCACAGACTGTTCTGATGGTTCAGGATAATCTTACTGAATGTTTTGCAAAGTTAGGCTGTGATGGAATCGTATATCGTGAAAAGTATAATTCATTCTGGGTTTTTACAAAAACAAAAGTAAGTTTTACAAGGAGACCTGACTGGAGAGAAAAAATTATTGCAGCAACTTTTCCTGTTGATAATGCCGGTTTTAAAACACATGTAAATACTGTTCTTACTGATGCTGACGGAAAAACCCTGATTACGGCAAATCAGGAAGCCTGTGTTCTTGATCTGATTCGCCATCGTCCTGTAAAGCTTTCGACTGTTCCATATCCGCAGGATGGTTTTCCGGATCCAGTGTTTACGCAGCCGTTTGAAAAATTCATATCTGATTTTACAGATTCTGATTTTAAGTATGAACATATAATCCGTTCCCAGCAGATTGATATGTCGCATCATCTGAATAACATCGAATACATTAAGCTTGCCCTGAATATTTTTGATGAACAGTTTCTTCTTGATCATGAGCCTTCTGAACTTGAAGTGCATTATACTGGAGAAAGTAAAGAAGGACAGGTTCTTCGTGTATACAGCCGTCTGGAAGGTGAGTCTTATTATATAGTAATTAAAGAAATGGAACGGTCTGTATTTGAGATGAAAATAAAATTCAACTGA
- a CDS encoding L-fucose/L-arabinose isomerase family protein: MEKVTNIPDVKLGIIAVSRDCFVISLSEKRRSAIAKAFNGKGELYEAKTTVENECDMLKAVEEVKAAGCNALVVFLGNFGPETPETEIAQNFDGPCMFVAAAEETDKDLINGRGDAYCGMLNCSYNLNLRKIPGIIPEYPVGTADDIVKMIEEFIPVARAIIGLKGLKIITFGPRPQDFFACNAPIKGLYDIGVEIQENSELDLLVAYRAHKDDKRIPEVVADMEKELGSGNQFPDLLPRMAQFEITLLDWIEQNKGSRKYVVLADKCWPAFPKEFGFEPCYVNSRLGSRGIPVACEVDIFGALSEYIGTCISGAPVTLLDINNSVPADMYENKIKGKFAYPYTLQDTFMAFHCGNTPLCRLNPQSKPGVKFQLIQNRILENGGTPDFTRGTLEGDIAPGEITFFRLQTTPDTKLQAYIAQGEILPVPTCSFGGIGVFAIPEMGRFYRHVLIGKQYPHHGAVAFGHHGKALWTLFKYLGIPDVAYNQPKTERYPDENPF; encoded by the coding sequence ATGGAAAAGGTAACGAACATTCCTGACGTAAAGCTGGGAATTATTGCGGTCAGCCGTGACTGTTTTGTGATTTCGCTTTCTGAAAAGAGACGCTCTGCTATTGCAAAAGCTTTTAATGGAAAAGGTGAACTTTACGAAGCAAAAACTACTGTAGAAAACGAATGTGACATGCTTAAGGCTGTTGAAGAGGTTAAGGCAGCCGGCTGTAATGCACTTGTTGTTTTCCTTGGAAACTTTGGACCTGAAACACCGGAAACAGAAATTGCGCAGAACTTTGACGGTCCGTGTATGTTTGTTGCAGCTGCAGAAGAAACAGATAAAGATCTTATTAACGGACGCGGTGATGCATACTGCGGAATGCTTAACTGTTCTTACAATCTTAATCTCCGCAAGATACCTGGAATCATTCCTGAATATCCTGTTGGTACGGCAGATGATATCGTTAAGATGATTGAAGAATTTATTCCTGTAGCCCGTGCAATAATCGGTCTTAAGGGACTTAAGATTATTACATTCGGTCCACGCCCTCAGGATTTCTTTGCCTGCAATGCACCTATTAAAGGACTTTATGACATCGGTGTTGAAATTCAGGAAAACTCAGAACTTGATCTTCTGGTTGCATACCGTGCACATAAAGATGACAAGCGCATTCCTGAAGTTGTTGCTGATATGGAAAAAGAACTTGGTTCAGGTAATCAGTTCCCGGATCTTCTTCCACGTATGGCTCAGTTTGAAATTACACTTCTTGACTGGATTGAACAGAATAAAGGAAGCCGCAAGTATGTTGTTCTTGCAGATAAATGCTGGCCTGCTTTCCCTAAGGAATTCGGATTTGAACCTTGCTATGTAAACAGCCGTCTCGGAAGCCGCGGAATTCCTGTTGCATGTGAAGTAGATATTTTCGGAGCATTGTCTGAATATATCGGAACCTGTATTTCTGGAGCACCGGTTACACTTCTTGATATTAATAACTCTGTTCCTGCAGACATGTATGAAAACAAAATCAAAGGAAAGTTTGCATATCCATATACTCTTCAGGATACATTCATGGCATTCCACTGCGGAAACACACCGTTGTGCCGTCTTAATCCACAGTCAAAGCCTGGCGTAAAATTCCAGCTTATTCAGAACCGTATTCTTGAAAATGGTGGTACTCCAGACTTTACCCGCGGAACTCTTGAAGGAGATATCGCACCTGGTGAAATTACATTCTTCCGTCTTCAGACAACTCCTGATACAAAACTTCAGGCATATATTGCTCAGGGAGAAATCCTTCCTGTACCAACCTGTTCCTTTGGTGGAATCGGTGTATTTGCAATTCCGGAAATGGGACGCTTCTACCGTCATGTACTGATCGGCAAACAGTATCCTCATCACGGTGCAGTTGCATTCGGTCATCACGGAAAAGCTCTCTGGACTCTGTTCAAATATCTTGGAATTCCTGATGTTGCATACAACCAGCCTAAGACAGAAAGATATCCGGATGAAAATCCATTCTAA
- a CDS encoding metal-sensing transcriptional repressor produces the protein MSENQNIDLCCEEIEQSVEAKASCPHCSGKHKKRDVSEYKDLMNRLKRIEGQVRGVEGMLENNAYCTDILVQVCAVTSALNSFNKALLANHMKTCVAEGIRRGDDSVIDEFVVTLQKLMK, from the coding sequence ATGTCAGAAAATCAGAATATAGATTTGTGCTGTGAAGAAATTGAACAGTCTGTAGAAGCAAAAGCTTCATGTCCGCATTGTTCCGGAAAACATAAAAAGCGGGATGTTTCGGAATATAAAGATTTGATGAATCGTCTTAAGCGTATTGAAGGTCAGGTTCGTGGTGTAGAGGGAATGCTGGAAAACAATGCTTATTGTACTGATATTCTTGTACAGGTTTGTGCAGTAACAAGTGCTCTTAACAGTTTTAATAAAGCCCTGCTTGCAAATCATATGAAAACCTGTGTTGCAGAAGGAATCCGCAGGGGAGATGACTCTGTAATTGATGAATTTGTCGTAACACTGCAAAAACTGATGAAATAA
- a CDS encoding TraB/GumN family protein — protein MRNQKKNFTRLFLTTVFFVFVSCASVPVREKARVTKTPHRMFWRIDGTDLKGRSSTVYVQGTIHIGDDRLLPLDDEVIAAFDSSDRIVAECSSRDYNRMGFYSLRIVRPNEDGKVVTDYLNDAEIIELNEYIGGEPGYENLIRMNPLVLESYLTVKVASEFGLDSESGLDMFFYDRARKNGKSVEGLDELEEQLKLFSFGDYEFQIAVLKYFLTGLSEGESEQFIDMYEAYLDDDLEVFLEEAEKESEEDKIDSPYYEQYEKAMMLDRNTDWVKDIKKYLDAGGTTFIFTGAAHWLGEESVFELLKADGVIEK, from the coding sequence ATGAGAAATCAGAAAAAGAATTTTACAAGATTATTTTTAACTACAGTTTTTTTTGTTTTTGTATCCTGTGCTTCTGTTCCGGTACGTGAAAAAGCCAGAGTAACAAAAACCCCTCACAGAATGTTCTGGCGTATTGATGGAACAGATTTAAAAGGCAGAAGTTCTACTGTTTATGTTCAGGGGACGATTCATATTGGAGATGACAGGCTGCTTCCTCTGGATGACGAAGTTATCGCTGCATTTGATTCATCAGACAGGATTGTTGCAGAATGTTCTTCCCGGGATTATAACCGGATGGGATTTTATTCACTGAGGATTGTTCGTCCGAATGAAGACGGAAAAGTAGTTACTGATTATTTGAATGATGCAGAAATAATTGAATTAAATGAATATATCGGTGGTGAACCTGGATATGAAAACTTAATAAGGATGAATCCTCTTGTTCTTGAATCTTATCTTACTGTAAAAGTTGCATCGGAATTTGGTCTTGATTCAGAATCCGGTCTTGATATGTTTTTTTATGATCGTGCCAGAAAAAACGGAAAGTCAGTTGAAGGACTTGATGAACTTGAGGAGCAGTTGAAACTATTTTCTTTTGGTGATTATGAATTTCAGATTGCGGTTTTAAAATATTTTTTAACAGGGCTTAGCGAAGGTGAATCCGAACAGTTTATTGATATGTATGAAGCCTATCTGGATGATGATCTGGAAGTATTTTTAGAAGAAGCAGAAAAAGAATCGGAAGAGGACAAGATAGATTCTCCCTATTATGAGCAGTACGAAAAAGCTATGATGCTGGATAGAAATACTGACTGGGTAAAGGACATAAAAAAATATCTTGATGCCGGTGGTACAACATTTATTTTTACCGGTGCGGCACACTGGCTTGGAGAAGAATCTGTCTTCGAACTGCTTAAGGCAGATGGAGTTATAGAAAAATGA
- a CDS encoding MmcQ/YjbR family DNA-binding protein — translation MDYSYILNTSVPQKEKLLAYGFTEADGNLVVKKEITDSQFYAEIKLSEKTLTADVFETATDEKYVLFNVASAQGAFVGQIRSEVQNVIEEIRDKCFISRDIKEKYVDFLHSYFNAPGDNPWAEEPYNSSTVYRCPNNKWFALIMQIKFKNLGFESDELVWAVNLKAEKVESITDKKSIFPAYHMNKKYWITVLLTAVTDFEKLCELTKKSFALVQK, via the coding sequence ATGGATTACAGCTATATCTTGAATACATCCGTTCCTCAGAAAGAAAAACTGCTTGCTTATGGATTTACAGAAGCTGATGGCAATCTTGTAGTTAAGAAAGAAATCACTGACAGCCAGTTTTATGCAGAAATCAAACTTTCAGAAAAAACTCTTACCGCTGATGTTTTTGAAACCGCGACAGATGAAAAGTATGTGCTTTTTAATGTAGCTTCTGCGCAGGGAGCTTTTGTCGGACAGATTCGCAGCGAAGTTCAGAATGTGATTGAAGAAATCCGGGACAAGTGTTTTATCAGCCGGGACATCAAAGAAAAATATGTTGATTTTCTGCATTCATATTTTAATGCACCGGGGGATAATCCCTGGGCAGAAGAACCTTATAACAGCAGCACTGTTTACCGCTGCCCGAATAATAAATGGTTTGCCCTCATAATGCAAATCAAGTTTAAGAATCTTGGATTTGAAAGTGATGAGCTGGTCTGGGCTGTTAATCTGAAAGCAGAAAAGGTTGAATCAATCACAGATAAAAAATCAATCTTCCCTGCATATCACATGAATAAAAAATACTGGATCACAGTCTTGCTTACTGCTGTGACAGATTTCGAAAAGCTGTGTGAGCTTACAAAGAAAAGTTTTGCCCTGGTTCAGAAATAA